CCTCGCCCCCCGGCTCCCCATCCTCTGCCGCCACCCGCTCCAGGAAGCCCCGCACCAGCTCGCCCAGGCGGGGGATGGGCAGGAGGAAGGCGTCGTGGCCGCAGTCGGCCTTGATCTCGCAAAAGCTGACGTCCGCGCCGTTCTTTTTCAGGGCCTGGACCAGCTGCCGGGACTGGTAGGTGGGGTAGAGCCAGTCCGAGGTGAAGGAGACGATGAGGAACCGGGCGCGGCTTTTCGCCAGGGCCTGGACCAGGGAGCCGCCGCCATGCTGCTCTGCCAGATCGAAATAGTCGGCGGCCTTGGTGATGTAGAGAAAGGCGTTGGCGTCGAAACGGTCCACGAACTTCTGGCCCTGGTAGCGCAGGTAGCTCTCCACCTGGAAGTCGATGCCGAAATGGAAATCCACCTTGGCCTTGTCCTGGAGGCGGCGGCCGAACTTCAACCGCATGGCCTCGTCGGACAGGTAGGTGATATGCCCGATCATCCGCGCCACCGCCAGGCCCAGGTTGGGCTTGGCCGCGCCATAGTAGTGGCCCTGGTGCCAGTCCGGGTCGGCCATGATGGCCTGGCGGGCCACCTCGTTGAAGGCGATGGCCAGGGCCGAGTGGCGGGCGGTGGTGGCTAAGGGGATGGCGGCCCGCACCATCTCCGGATAGCGGACCGCCCATTCCAGGACCTGCATGCCGCCGATGGAGCCGCCCACCACGGCCAGCAGCTCCTGGATGCCCAGGTGGTCGATGAGGACCTTCTGGGCCCGTACCATGTCGCCGATGGTGACCAGGGGGAAGTCCAGGCCGTAGGGCCTGCCGGTGCGCGGATTGAGGGAGGCGGGACCGGTGGAGCCCATGCAGCTGCCCAGGATGTTCGAGACGATCACGAAGTAGCGATCGGTGTCGATCCCCTTGCCCGGCCCGATCATGGTCTCCCACCAGCCGGGCTTGGGGTCATCCAGGGAGTGGTAGCCGGCGGCATGGGCGTCCCCGGACAGGGCGTGGAGGACGAGGATGGCGTTGTCCCTGGCCGGCCGCAAGGTACCGTAGGTCTCGTAGGCCAGGGTCACCGGGCCCAGGGTCTTGCCGCTCTCCAGGGCCAGGCCCGGCTCCTCCTGGGCAAAGGTGAGGAAGCGCTTCTCCACCAGGCCCACGGAGCGGCCGGTGGCATCATGCTCGATGTATTCGCTCACGGGAAGGCTCTTGCGAAGCGCAGAATGTCCAACAAGGAATTTCGAAGGATGAAGGGACCGGTCGTTGACGTTTCGGATCAGTTCTGCCGGTCCCTTGTGCAGTTGGACATTCCTTGTTCAATATT
The genomic region above belongs to Thermodesulfobacteriota bacterium and contains:
- a CDS encoding homoserine O-acetyltransferase produces the protein MSEYIEHDATGRSVGLVEKRFLTFAQEEPGLALESGKTLGPVTLAYETYGTLRPARDNAILVLHALSGDAHAAGYHSLDDPKPGWWETMIGPGKGIDTDRYFVIVSNILGSCMGSTGPASLNPRTGRPYGLDFPLVTIGDMVRAQKVLIDHLGIQELLAVVGGSIGGMQVLEWAVRYPEMVRAAIPLATTARHSALAIAFNEVARQAIMADPDWHQGHYYGAAKPNLGLAVARMIGHITYLSDEAMRLKFGRRLQDKAKVDFHFGIDFQVESYLRYQGQKFVDRFDANAFLYITKAADYFDLAEQHGGGSLVQALAKSRARFLIVSFTSDWLYPTYQSRQLVQALKKNGADVSFCEIKADCGHDAFLLPIPRLGELVRGFLERVAAEDGEPGGEGCATTSR